In a genomic window of bacterium:
- a CDS encoding (Fe-S)-binding protein, producing MPDRGPRSERDCVKCGSCFPVCPVYEAGGLESFSPRGKMALIESVHLGQLGETDRYREYIGTCLLCGACEEACPNEVPTLPVMLKAREAMTSHAGLRFGKGIILNHLLGAARTFRVAMRTGWFFQKFLFHRIPEDSGLRRRFPLPLIARDRTVPPVARYFFTELFQELVREGYGPRVGIFGGCMVNYFYPEIGETMVNILGSLGTTVVVPEGQVCCGMPALTGGARETVGELAVKNLEAFEKHDLDFIVTGCASCGGNLKHNYLEFLKEAGILEARARAFVEKVYDINSFLTRSGLAAHFRDTEVQVEREPLRVTYHHPCHLARLQGIREAPIRLIESLPGVQYVPMVDAERCCGMGGSFSIEHYDLARKVNDNKIDRIVETGAEAVVTSCPACIMHIRDGLRRRGMEAIEVLHVTELIARRMRVISELKARSGDVPVERITKAAG from the coding sequence ATGCCTGACAGGGGCCCGAGGAGCGAGCGGGACTGCGTCAAGTGCGGGAGCTGTTTCCCCGTCTGTCCTGTCTACGAGGCGGGGGGCCTCGAATCCTTTTCACCCAGGGGCAAGATGGCCCTCATCGAATCGGTCCACCTGGGGCAGCTGGGCGAGACGGACAGGTACCGGGAGTACATCGGGACCTGTCTCCTGTGCGGTGCGTGCGAGGAGGCGTGCCCCAACGAGGTGCCGACCTTGCCGGTGATGCTCAAGGCACGGGAGGCGATGACCTCACATGCCGGCCTCAGGTTCGGCAAGGGGATCATCCTCAATCACCTGCTGGGAGCGGCACGGACATTCCGGGTCGCCATGCGGACCGGGTGGTTCTTCCAGAAATTCCTTTTCCACCGGATCCCTGAGGACAGCGGCCTCAGGCGCCGGTTCCCCCTGCCCCTCATCGCCCGGGACCGGACCGTCCCCCCGGTGGCCAGGTACTTTTTCACCGAACTGTTCCAGGAACTTGTGAGGGAGGGGTACGGCCCCCGCGTGGGGATCTTCGGCGGGTGCATGGTCAACTACTTCTACCCCGAGATCGGCGAGACGATGGTCAACATCCTGGGCTCCCTGGGAACGACAGTCGTTGTCCCCGAGGGCCAGGTCTGCTGCGGGATGCCGGCCCTGACCGGGGGGGCCAGGGAAACCGTCGGCGAGCTGGCCGTGAAAAACCTGGAGGCGTTCGAGAAACACGATCTCGACTTCATCGTCACCGGGTGCGCTTCGTGCGGGGGGAACCTGAAGCATAATTACCTGGAATTCCTGAAAGAGGCAGGTATCCTGGAGGCCAGGGCCAGGGCTTTCGTGGAAAAAGTATATGACATCAACTCTTTCCTGACCCGTTCAGGTCTGGCGGCCCACTTCAGGGATACGGAGGTCCAGGTTGAAAGGGAGCCCCTGAGGGTCACCTACCATCATCCGTGCCACCTGGCGCGTCTCCAGGGGATCCGGGAGGCGCCCATACGCCTCATCGAATCGCTGCCGGGGGTCCAGTACGTCCCCATGGTCGACGCCGAACGATGCTGCGGCATGGGCGGTTCTTTCAGCATCGAGCATTACGACCTTGCCAGGAAGGTCAATGACAATAAAATTGACCGCATCGTCGAAACGGGAGCCGAGGCGGTGGTGACCTCGTGCCCGGCATGCATCATGCACATCCGGGATGGCCTGCGCAGGAGGGGGATGGAGGCCATCGAGGTCCTCCACGTCACGGAGCTTATCGCCCGCAGGATGAGAGTGATATCCGAACTGAAGGCGCGCAGCGGAGACGTGCCGGTCGAGCGCATTACAAAAGCCGCAGGGTAG